One segment of Coffea arabica cultivar ET-39 chromosome 7c, Coffea Arabica ET-39 HiFi, whole genome shotgun sequence DNA contains the following:
- the LOC113698475 gene encoding NAD(P)H-quinone oxidoreductase subunit O, chloroplastic isoform X1 — MHFLLFLSSMAFSATFSKSSFSYISTLLHSPARRIPFRIRVVKAEKSAEPASDQKLTETKTQEISTNSQRASSTSPPPKPKKPVYSMKKGQIVRVDKEKYLNSINYLSVGHPPYYKGLDYIYEDRGEVLDIRIFETGEYALIGWVGIPTAPAWLPTDMLIKSDKLDYERM, encoded by the exons atgcattttcttctttttctttcttctatgGCTTTCTCAGCAACCTTTTCGAAGAGCTCATTTTCATACATTTCTACACTTCTACACTCGCCAGCAAGAAGAATCCCATTTCGAATACGAGTAGTTAAAGCTGAAAAATCGGCCGAACCCGCAAGTGATCAGAAGCTTACAGAGACAAAAACTCAAGAAATTTCTACCAATTCTCAACGTGCATCATCCACGAGTCCTCCTCCTAAGCCCAAAAAGCCTGTATATTCAA TGAAAAAGGGGCAGATTGTGAGAGTGGATAAGGAGAAGTACCTTAATAGTATCAAT TACTTATCTGTTGGACATCCACCTTATTATAAAGGTTTGGACTACATATATGAAGATAGGGGGGAG GTGCTGGACATTCGGATATTTGAGACAGGAGAGTATGCGCTG ATTGGATGGGTTGGAATACCAACTGCACCAGCTTGGCTTCCAACAGACATGCTTATCAAG TCCGATAAGCTAGATTATGAAAGAATGTAA
- the LOC113698475 gene encoding NAD(P)H-quinone oxidoreductase subunit O, chloroplastic isoform X2 gives MHFLLFLSSMAFSATFSKSSFSYISTLLHSPARRIPFRIRVVKAEKSAEPASDQKLTETKTQEISTNSQRASSTSPPPKPKKPVYSMKKGQIVRVDKEKYLNSINIQQCNAELQKTSFGYGKADMNVSTYLLDIHLIIKVWTTYMKIGGRCWTFGYLRQESMR, from the exons atgcattttcttctttttctttcttctatgGCTTTCTCAGCAACCTTTTCGAAGAGCTCATTTTCATACATTTCTACACTTCTACACTCGCCAGCAAGAAGAATCCCATTTCGAATACGAGTAGTTAAAGCTGAAAAATCGGCCGAACCCGCAAGTGATCAGAAGCTTACAGAGACAAAAACTCAAGAAATTTCTACCAATTCTCAACGTGCATCATCCACGAGTCCTCCTCCTAAGCCCAAAAAGCCTGTATATTCAA TGAAAAAGGGGCAGATTGTGAGAGTGGATAAGGAGAAGTACCTTAATAGTATCAAT ATTCAGCAATGCAATGCTGAACTACAGAAAACCTCATTTGGCTATGGAAAAGCTGACATGAATGTAAG TACTTATCTGTTGGACATCCACCTTATTATAAAGGTTTGGACTACATATATGAAGATAGGGGGGAG GTGCTGGACATTCGGATATTTGAGACAGGAGAGTATGCGCTG A
- the LOC113698475 gene encoding NAD(P)H-quinone oxidoreductase subunit O, chloroplastic isoform X3, producing the protein MHFLLFLSSMAFSATFSKSSFSYISTLLHSPARRIPFRIRVVKAEKSAEPASDQKLTETKTQEISTNSQRASSTSPPPKPKKPVYSMKKGQIVRVDKEKYLNSINKTSFGYGKADMNVSTYLLDIHLIIKVWTTYMKIGGRCWTFGYLRQESMR; encoded by the exons atgcattttcttctttttctttcttctatgGCTTTCTCAGCAACCTTTTCGAAGAGCTCATTTTCATACATTTCTACACTTCTACACTCGCCAGCAAGAAGAATCCCATTTCGAATACGAGTAGTTAAAGCTGAAAAATCGGCCGAACCCGCAAGTGATCAGAAGCTTACAGAGACAAAAACTCAAGAAATTTCTACCAATTCTCAACGTGCATCATCCACGAGTCCTCCTCCTAAGCCCAAAAAGCCTGTATATTCAA TGAAAAAGGGGCAGATTGTGAGAGTGGATAAGGAGAAGTACCTTAATAGTATCAAT AAAACCTCATTTGGCTATGGAAAAGCTGACATGAATGTAAG TACTTATCTGTTGGACATCCACCTTATTATAAAGGTTTGGACTACATATATGAAGATAGGGGGGAG GTGCTGGACATTCGGATATTTGAGACAGGAGAGTATGCGCTG A
- the LOC113699283 gene encoding cytochrome P450 81Q32-like translates to MEVVWVYTVISSFLIFLSLSFLSKRFRNLPPSPVPALPIIGHLRLLKPPLHRTFYSLSQKYGPVISLQFGSRLVVVVSSPSAVEECFTKNDVILANRPRFVIGKYFGYNHTNMVGSPYGDHWRNLRRLGSVEIFSASRLNMFLSVRKDEIRRLLLKLAQNTRHDFAKVELQSRLSELSLNIIMRMVAGKRYFGEEDDNDEARQFRGLIKQVFKHSGLANLGDFLPLLRWIDYGSFEKSLTKIFTKFDAFLEGLLEEHRRNKNSNTMIDHLLSLQESQPEYYTDQIIKGIIVVMLTAGTDTSSVTLEWALSLLLNHPEVLEKARAELDAQVGTDRLIEEHDLSNLPCLHNIISETLRLYPAAPLLVPHESSDDCKIGGYNIPRGTILLVSAWAVHRDPNVWDDPTSFKPERFEGLQVEPSKLIPFGMGRRSCPGSGLAQRVVGLALGSLIQCFDWQRIGGEEIDMAEGTGMSMPKAKPLEAMCKARHVVNRIV, encoded by the exons ATGGAAGTTGTCTGGGTATACACAGTAATTtcatcttttctcatttttcttagtttaagCTTTCTTTCAAAGCGGTTCCGAAACCTCCCACCAAGCCCAGTACCAGCTCTTCCAATAATAGGCCATCTCCGCCTCCTGAAACCGCCTCTCCATAGAACCTTCTACAGCCTCTCCCAGAAATATGGCCCCGTAATTTCCCTCCAGTTCGGGAGCCGCCTAGTAGTGGTGGTATCATCTCCTTCGGCAGTGGAGGAATGCTTCACCAAGAACGATGTGATCCTCGCCAACCGGCCTCGCTTTGTCATAGGAAAATATTTTGGGTACAACCACACCAACATGGTCGGTTCCCCGTATGGCGACCATTGGCGGAATCTTCGCCGTCTGGGTTCGGTGGAAATATTTTCGGCCAGTCGTTTGAATATGTTCTTGTCCGTCAGGAAAGATGAGATCAGGCGGTTGCTTCTGAAACTGGCTCAAAACACCCGCCATGATTTTGCTAAGGTCGAACTGCAATCCAGATTATCTGAGCTTTCTTTGAACATTATTATGAGGATGGTGGCCGGAAAGAGATATTTCGGCGAGGAAGATGACAACGACGAAGCAAGGCAGTTTCGCGGGCTCATTAAACAGGTGTTTAAACATAGTGGTTTAGCAAACCTGGGAGATTTCCTACCGCTGTTAAGGTGGATCGATTATGGAAGCTTTGAGAAGAGCTTGACGAAGATTTTCACCAAATTCGACGCGTTCTTGGAAGGCTTACTTGAAGAGCATCGCCGTAACAAGAATAGTAATACAATGATTGATCATCTGCTTTCTTTGCAGGAATCGCAGCCAGAATACTACACAGACCAAATCATCAAAGGGATTATAGTG GTCATGCTGACGGCTGGAACAGACACTTCATCAGTGACTTTAGAATGGGCCTTGTCTCTCCTGCTCAACCATCCCGAGGTGCTAGAGAAAGCTCGAGCTGAATTGGATGCTCAAGTAGGGACTGATCGATTGATCGAAGAACATGATCTATCCAATCTTCCCTGTCTTCACAACATCATTTCAGAAACACTCCGATTGTACCCAGCAGCGCCATTGTTAGTGCCACACGAGTCGTCTGATGACTGTAAAATTGGAGGATACAATATTCCGCGAGGCACAATCTTGCTAGTTAGTGCATGGGCAGTTCACAGGGATCCAAATGTTTGGGATGATCCGACAAGCTTCAAGCCCGAGAGATTTGAAGGCTTGCAAGTTGAGCCATCGAAGCTGATTCCATTTGGGATGGGAAGGAGATCATGTCCTGGTTCTGGCCTAGCACAGCGGGTTGTTGGTTTGGCCTTGGGATCTCTAATTCAGTGTTTTGATTGGCAAAGAATTGGTGGGGAGGAGATTGATATGGCTGAAGGGACGGGAATGTCCATGCCAAAAGCCAAGCCACTAGAAGCCATGTGCAAAGCACGTCACGTGGTTAACAGGATTGTTTAA
- the LOC113699115 gene encoding magnesium-chelatase subunit ChlI, chloroplastic-like, which yields MATVLGTSASSSSTVAMLASRSLSSYSTTSSLPSFSPIPGFCQGRKFYGGIGLKVRKRRSQFQVSVSNVATETGPAQEQARRLVSTESQRPVYPFSAIVGQDEMKLCLLLNVIDPKIGGVMIMGDRGTGKSTTVRSLVDLLPEIKVVAGDPYNSDPNDSDLMGIEVREKISRGEELSITLTKINMVDLPLGATEDRVCGTIDIEKALTEGVKAFEPGLLAKANRGILYVDEVNLLDDHLVDVLLDSAASGWNTVEREGISISHPARFILIGSGNPEEGELRPQLLDRFGMHAQVSTVKDAELRVKIVEERARFDRNPKEFRESYKAEQEKLQQQISSARSSLSAVTIDHDLRVKISKVCAELNVDGLRGDIVTNRGARALAALKGREKVTAEEIATVIPNCLRHRLRKDPLESIDSGLLVIEKFYEVFS from the exons ATGGCTACAGTATTGGGGacttctgcttcttcttcttcaacagTGGCAATGTTAGCTTCTAGATCCCTTTCGTCTTACTCAACCACGTCCTCACTTCCGTCTTTCTCTCCAATTCCAG GGTTTTGCCAAGGGAGGAAATTCTATGGAGGTATTGGACTTAAAGTTAGAAAGAGAAGGTCTCAATTCCAAGTTTCAGTTTCCAATGTTGCCACTGAAACTGGCCCTGCTCAAGAGCAG GCTCGGAGGCTTGTTTCGACTGAAAGCCAAAGACCAGTCTATCCGTTTTCTGCTATAGTTGGACAAGATGAGATGAAATTATGCCTCTTGTTAAATGTGATTGATCCTAAAATTGGCGGTGTAATGATAATGGGTGATAGAGGAACAGGGAAGTCAACAACAGTTAGGTCATTGGTGGATTTACTTCCTGAAATTAAAGTTGTTGCTGGTGATCCATACAATTCGGATCCAAATGATTCTGACCTGATGGGTATTGAAGTCCGAGAGAAAATCTCTAGAGGTGAGGAGCTGTCTATTACATTAACCAAAATCAACATGGTTGATTTGCCATTAGGTGCCACAGAAGATAGAGTCTGTGGAACAATTGATATCGAGAAGGCTCTTACAGAAGGTGTAAAGGCATTCGAGCCAGGTCTTCTAGCAAAAGCTAATAGAGGAATTCTATATGTTGATGAGGTTAATCTTCTTGATGACCATTTAGTGGATGTTCTTTTGGATTCCGCTGCTTCTGGATGGAATACTGTTGAAAGGGAGGGAATTTCAATTTCACATCCAGCTCGATTTATTCTTATTGGTTCAGGAAATCCAGAAGAAGGTGAACTTAGACCACAGCTTCTTGATCGGTTTGGGATGCATGCACAAGTGAGTACTGTGAAAGATGCAGAACTCAGGGTGAAGATTGTCGAAGAGAGAGCTCGTTTCGATAGAAATCCTAAAGAGTTCAGAGAATCTTACAAGGCAGAGCAAGAAAAGCTCCAGCAGCAAATTTCTTCAGCAAGGAGCTCTCTTTCTGCCGTTACAATTGATCATGATCTGCGTGTTAAAATATCAAAGGTCTGTGCTGAACTGAATGTCGATGGATTGAGAGGAGATATAGTTACAAATAGGGGGGCAAGAGCATTGGCTGCTCTCAAAGGAAGAGAGAAAGTAACTGCAGAGGAAATTGCCACAGTCATCCCAAATTGCTTGAGACACCGTCTCCGAAAGGACCCCTTGGAGTCAATCGACTCTGGATTACTTGTCATTGAAAAGTTCTACGAGGTTTTTAGCTGA